Below is a genomic region from Triticum dicoccoides isolate Atlit2015 ecotype Zavitan chromosome 5A, WEW_v2.0, whole genome shotgun sequence.
AAAGTCAAGCCCACCTTGGTTTATGTATTTATCTTTTTTGTATCCATCACATTAAATATGTATATTGATTAAACTTCATACATAAATACTACACATATATGTATGCAcatacaaaaaaaatcaaaaaaaaattgagCCATAAAGAACTTTTCTTTACCGTCTTCCTTGAATCGTATCCAGCGAAACGACTTTCTGCTAGTAGAGCCGCATACGAGCGTGAGCATCTTAACAACATCTCTGGAGGCCATTCTACAACTGTTACCTCTCATGAGAAAGCCTGCATACAATTTGCATCAATCGATACGAGGTGGGTGTAATCCTCCTTTTTAAAAGCAAACAACAGGCTTTAAGGAACTTTATGAGAGACTAAGATGTGTCGGATATTAATAAGAGAAAAGTATGTTTTTGGTCCTTTAAGTTTCTCAAAAATATAGATTTGGTAACTTAAGATTTTTTTGGTAGACATTTGGTCCTTCAAGTCTTAAAACCATATAAGTTTCATCCAAaccagattttgaacgggtttgacCATGTTGACCGGTTTTTACCGatgaacagtaaattaaaaaaaatcagcatATTTTCAATTTGTTTGACcagtgaccatgttgaccaggtttGACTGATgaacctggtcaacatggtcaaaacATGCTTAACGTGCTTAAAATCTGGCTTTTGACCAAACTTATCTGATTTTGATACTTGAAGAATTAAATGTCTATCAAAAAATTTGAAGGAACCAAGTCTATACttttgaagaacttgagggaccatAAACCTATTTTTCTCTATTATTAATAAAGTGATTGTAAAAAACAGAGATCGATTGGTTGATGCGTGGtgccctgttgggtacaccttgaCGTATATTTATATTACAGAGATGCAGCGATTGTTTACAGATTGAGGCGGTGCCGTACAGGTCCGTATACACCATGGAATCCAAGTCCTAGTCCAAGTCCTAGTCGTCTGCACATACCTATTCTAACACAACCCCTCAATCATAACTTATCTAAGTTAAGATTGCGTTTGAATACTTCTAATTGTCTAGTAGCAAGTGCTTTCGTGAAGCCATCCGCTACCTGATCACCGGAGGGAATGAATCTAATCTCAAGAAGCTTGTCTGCAACTCTCTCTCTAACAAAGTGATAATCAACCTCAATGTGTTTAGTCCGAGCATGAAATATTGGATTAGCTGAGAGATATGTTgctccaagattatcacaccatagaCATGCGGCCCTAGGTTGATTGACTCCGAGCTCCTTGAGAAGTGTTTGGATCCAAATGATTTCGGCTGTCGCATTGGCTAGGGATTTGTACTCTGCTTCTGTGCTTGACCTCGAGACTGTTGCCTGCTTTCGAGCACTCCAAGAAATAAGATTGTCACCAAAATATACAGCAAAACCTCCTGTGGGTCGACGATCATCAGGAttaccagcccagtctgcatctgagAAGGCGCTCACAAGAGTAGACTTCGACTTGTAATGTTTAGTCCTACTCCAACCGTACCTTTGATGTATCATAGAATTCGCTTAACTGCAGTCCAGTGTGTACTAGTGGGTGAATGAAGAAACTGGCAAACCTTGTTCACAGCAAAAGCAATATCCGGTCTTGTCAAGGTCAAGTACTGCAATGCTCCCACTATACTTCTGTATCTAGTTCCATCCTCATCACCTAGCTGATCACCATCTTCGGCTGACAACTTTTCTGAAACTGAGAGTGGTGTATCCAACGGTTTGCAATGTTGCATTGCAACTCGTTTGAGGATATCATTCGCATATTTCTCTTGTGTCAACAATATTCCGTTATTTTTCCTTTTCACCTCAATGCCAAGAAAATAATGGAGATTTCCCAAATCTTTGAGAGCAAAGTCACATCGAAGATCTTTGAGCAAGGCTTCCACTGCAGAATCGGGTGAACTCAcaactatgatgtcatccacatagataagaagATACATTGAAACTCCTTTTTTGTATGCATCCTCCTTTATGTTCACGGATCTTTGTATACATCGAAGATATCGGATGACAGCCTCCCACATTCGTGTTCATGGATTGACCCCCTTGTTCGTGAACGGATGCTGGATAGAATTTACGCGTCAGCGTTGGAGATGTCCTGACCCCCGAGCAGCAAACAACAAACATCCTTTTGCTTTTGGGGAGTTGATCAAGATCAACCAGGAAACTATTAACAAACAAATGAGTTGAAAATGGAGGCTGAAAAATATTTTCGTGGATCGCCTTACGCCCAAAGAGTCACAACAACTAATACTATGATGTATTATAGACAAAAAGACAAAAACTAGCCCAAGAACAACAAAAGTCAAGCCCACCTTGGTTCATGTATTTATCTTTTTTGTATGCATCACATTAAATATGTATATTGATTAAACTTCATACATAAATACTACACATATATGTATGCAcatacaaaaaaatcaaaaaaaagagcCATAAAGAACTTTTCTTTACCGTCTTCCTTGAATCGTATCCAGCGAAACGACTTTCTGCTAGTAGAGCCGCATACGAGCGTGAGCATCTTAACAACATCTCTGAAGGCCATTCTACAACTGTTACCTCTCATGAGAAAGCCTGCATACATTGTGCATCAATCGATACGAGGTGGGTGTAATCCTCCTTTTTAAAAGCGAACAACAGGCTTTAAGGAACTTTATGAGAGAGTAAGATGTGCCGGATATTAATAAGAGAAAAGTATGTTCTTGGTCCTTTAAGTTTCTCAAAAATATAGATTTTGGTCCCTTAAGATTTTTTTGGTAGACATTTGGTCCTTCAAGTCTTAAAACCGTATAAGTTTCATCCAAACCAGATTTTGATCGGGTTTGACCATGTTGACCGGATTTTACCGatgaacagtaaattaaaaaaatCAGTATATTTTCAAGTTGTTTGACcggtgaccatgttgaccaggtttGACCGATgaacctggtcaacatggtcaaaacATGCTTAACGTGCTTAAAATCTGGCTTTTGACCAAACTTATGTGATTTTGATACTTGAAGAATTAAATGTCTACCAAAAAATTTGAAGGAACCAAGGCTATACttttgaagaacttgagggaccatAAACCTATTTTTCTCTATTATTAATAAAGTGATTGTAAAAAACAGAGATCGATTGGTTGATGTGTGGtgccctgttgggtacaccttgaCGTATATTTATATTACAGAGATGCAGCGATTGTTTACAGATTGAGGCGGTGCCGTATAGGTCCGTATACACCATGGAATCCAAGTCCTAGTCCAAGTCCTAGTCGTCTGCACATACCTATTCTAACACACCCCCTCAATCATAGCTCATCTAAGTTAAGATTGCGTTTGAATACTTCTAATTGTCTAGTAGCAAGTGCTTTCGTGAAGCCATCCGCTACCTGATCACCGGAGGGAATGAATCTAATCTCAAGAAGCTTGTCTGCAACTCTCTCTCTAACAAAGTGATAATCAACCTCAATGTATTTAGTCCGAGCATGAAATATTGGATTAGCTGAGAGATATGTTgctccaagattatcacaccatagaCATGCGTCCCTAGGTTGATTGACTCCGAGCTCCTTGAGAAGTGTTTGGATCCAAATGATTTCGGCTGTCGCATTGGCTAGGGATTTGTACTCTGCTTCTGTGCTTGACCTCGAGACTGTTGCCTGCTTTCGAGCACTCCAAGAAACAAGATTGTCACCAAAATATACAGCAAAACCTCCTGTGGGTCGACGATCGTCAGGAttaccagcccagtctgcatctgagAAGGCGCTCACAAGAGTAGACTTCGACTTTGTAATGTTTAGTCCTACTCCAACCGTACCTTTGATGTATCGTAGAATTCGCTTAACTGCAGTCCAGTGTGTATTAGTGGGTGAATGAAGAAACTGGCAAACCTTGTTCACAGCAAAAGCAATATCCGGTCTTGTCAAGGTCAAGTACTGCAATGCTCCCACTATACTTATGTATCTAGTTCCATCCTCATCACCTAGCTAATCACCATCTTCGGCTGACAACTTTTCTGAAACTGAGAGTGGTGTATCCAACGGTTTGCAATGTTGCATTGCAACTCGTTTGAGGATATCATTCGCATATTTCTCTTGTGTCAACAATATTCCGTTATTTTTCCTTTTCACCTCAATGCCAAGAAAATAATGGAGATTTCCCAAATCTTTGAGAGCAAAGTCACATCGAAGATCTTTGAGCAAGGCTTCCACTGCAGAATCGGATGAACTCAcaactatgatgtcatccacatagataagaagATACATTGAAACTCCACCTCGCTTGAAGAAGAACAATGATGTGTCCGCCCGTGAAGAGGAAAATCCCAAAGCCAATAGTTTCGAGCTGAGTCTAGCAAACCACGCCCGAgtagcttgtttgagaccatatagAGCTTTATCCAATTTACACACATATTGCCTCTTGGTTGGATCTTCATATCCTGGAGGTTGCCTCATGTACACATTCTCTtctagaacaccatgaagaaacgcgttcttcACATCTAGCTGACGAAGACACCAATTGTTGGACACAGCCAAAGCAAGAACTAACCAAATTGTTGCCGCTTTGACAACCGGACTAAAAGTATCTTCATAATCTATCCCATATCGCTGTTTGAATCCCTTGGCAACAAGACGTGCTTTGTATCTATCAATCTCTCCGttggattttctttttattttgtagACCAACTTGCAGTCTATGATATTTGTACCCTTCTGAGCTGGCACAAGATGCcatgtattattattttctatcaaCGCAGAATATTCCTCGTCCATAGCTTCTTTCCAGTTtttatcacgaagagcttgggtcaGATTATTTGGCTCACCTGTCGTACACAATTTGCACCATCGAACTCGTCCATCTGTGATGATCTTGGGTCTGAAAATATTATTGCGTGAGCGGGTCAAAGCACGATCCGGAACAGAAGATTGCTGCACTGTTTGCTGAACAGGAGAAGATCCAGGCTGCTGCACTATTTGTTGAACAGGGGAAGCCACAGAAGATCCATCGCTGTTGTCACCTGAGGACGGTTCGTTGGCTGATGATCCCGAAAAGGAAGCAGTTGAGGGCGTCTGTTGGCCTTGTGCGGGAGATGCACTCGTTCCATGCATAGAAGACCGAGGCACATGCGTCTCTGATTGGGCACGAGCCGCATGCTTCCCACGGGTGGGCGTGCTCGCTTCAGCGCCTGAAGAAGAGGACCCGCGTGCACCACATGGCGGCTGGGAACTGGAGATCGGCCCGCGGAAGGAGCGGGTCCCGACGCCGTAGAACCTGCAGATGGGCGCGGCCCGCTGCAGTCCGCCTCGTGCCCTGCGCCATCGGCTGCACACATAAAATCAGAGCCACCAGAGGTGCTTTGCACCAAATTTTGCCTCTGATGTTCATGTTCCTGAGTACTGTCAACACAAGCATCAGGTTCATTAGTAGGATTAGTTACATGATCATGTAAATCATCGCCCCCTTGATCAATACTCGTAGAATTCTCAAGGTTTGGAGGCAAAAGTAGAATTTCGGCTCTAAGACGTGCTCCGGCATTGGGATGAAGTTGCGAGAAAGGGAACACAGACTCGTCAAAAATAACATCACGCGAGATATATATACGACCGGAGAAAATGTCAAGACATTTGTATCCCTTGTGTTTGTTACTGTAGCCTAGGAATGCACACTGAATAGAACGAAAAGCTAATTTGCGAGTGTTATATGGTCGAAGATtaggccaacatgcacaaccaaaaACACGAAGAGATGAATACTCAGGTTTTTCATTGAAGAGTCGTTCAAGCGGGGAAATCATATTGATGACACGACTAGGAACACGATTAATAAGATAGACAGCAGAAAGAAACGCTTCATCCCAGAATTTAAGAGGCATGGAAGCATGAGCAAGCAATGCAAGCCcaacttcaacaatatgacgatgctttctCTCAGCAGAACCGTTTTGTTGGTGTGCATGTGGACACGAAACATGATGAGTGATGCCAATACGTTGGAAAAAGTAGTTGAGTTTGTGATACTCACCACCCCAATCCGTTTGCATGGCTATGATTTTGGTGTTAAAAATGCGCTCAACTAATCGTTGAAAATCATGAAAGCATTGGAATACATCAGATTTATTTCGCAAGAGATAtatccaagtaaatttactataatcatcaataaagcttacatTGTATTTATTTCGACCAACAGACTCGGGTGCTTGACCCCAAACATCGGAGAAAACAAGCTCTAAAGGAGCACTAGATATACTCAAAGACCTAGGATACGGAAGTTGGTGACTTTTAGCCTTTTGGCATGAATCACACACAGACTCACTATTGGACTCATTGGAACATGGCAAATTAAAATTCCTAAGGATTTGTTTGACTATTGGAGAGGCTGGATGACCAAGGCGATCATGCCACCTTGTCAATGACGGTCTTGAAGCACCAAAGACTTGACTGACTTGACTATTGGAGAAGGGAGACGACTTGACTGGGTAAAGACCCTGCTCACATCGGCCGCTTAGAAGGATTGCCTTCGTTGCTGGGTCCTTTACAAAAAAAAAGAATGAGGGTGAATTTCCACAATGGTATTATTATGAGAAGCAAAATGACTTGCCGAAACTAGGCTTTTAGTGGCTTGGGGAACATGAAGTACATCGTTAAGATGAAATTTTCGAGTATGATCAAAAGAATTGATGACTGCATGACCGATGTGACTAATAGCCATACCTGCACCATTAGCTGCATGAACTTGTTCAGGACCATTGTAGCGCTCGCGTGTCGTTAGCCTGTCGAGCTCCCCTGTAATATGATCGGTTGCTCCGGTGTCAAAGTACCAATTTGAGTCAGCTCCATACGAAGTAGTGGCTGCTCCATCATTTCTCTCTTCGGTGACATACTCTGGGTCAAACCTATGCCAACACTTATGAGCTGGATGCCCAACCTTGCCACAGATCTGACAGGTAGGATTTTCACCACGGGGAAAATTTGCTCCACCTCCTGATCGTCCTCCGCCACGATTATTGTTGGGGTAGCTATTGTTGCCATAGTTATGGCTGCTGTTACTGTAGTTGTTGTAGCCGCCGCGGTTGTTGTTGCCGTAGCCACCGCGGTTCCCGCCACCATTGCTTCTGCCGCCTCGATTTCCCTTGCCGCGTCCTCCTCGTGCAGCTAGGTTCACGGAAGAGTTGTACTGTTGTGACCCAGAATTCTGAGACTCCAGGCGCGCTTCAAAGGCAAGAAACTGAGCATAAATTTCGCTCAGGGAATAGGCGTCGGTTCTTGCGGCAATGGAGGAGACAAAAGGATTGCATTCTACGTCTAATCCTGCAAGAATTTGAGAGATGAGATCGTCGTCTTCGATCTTCTTCCCTGCTGCTGTGAGTTCATCGGCAATGCCTCGCATCTTTGTGAAGTATGCTGTGGCAGTCATCTCGTTCTTTAGAGTGCCAGCGAACTGGGTCCGGAGTTGGATAATCCGTGACCGAGAGACAGAGGAGTACATCTCCTCAAGAGCTGTCCAGACCTGAGCGGAAGTCCTCATAGAGACGACTTGAGTGAGTACTTCACGGGAGAGAGAGGTCAGCAGCGATCCAAGAACTTGCTGGTCTTGGGCTACCCAGCGAGCGTACTCGGGGTTTGGCACCGTCTCCGTGCCTGATTTGTGAGCCTTCTGGACATCAATGGTCTTGGCCGGGGCTTCAATTGTGCCGTCGAGGTATCCATCAAGCTGTGCTCCTCGAATCGGGGGTAGAACCGTCGCCTTCCATAGAAGGAAGTTGTCGCGGCCGAGCTTCTCACGGGCGGTGTCGCCAAACGTCGCCATGGGCTGGCTGATCGAGGAAGAAGCACCGGAGGAACCGCCGAAGGGAACGAtagacatctactccctccgttccaaattacttgtcttagatttgtctagatacggaggtatctagcattAAAATGAGTGTAGATACatttgtatctagacaaatccaagacaagtaatttgaaacggagggagtagatgtgatTTAGAAGAGAAGGCTTTGAAACCATGTAAAAAACAGAGATGGATTGGTCGATGCGTGGTGCCCAGTTGGGTACACCTTGACATATATTTATATTACAGAGATGCAGCGATTGTTTACAGATTGAGGCGGTGCCGTACAGGTCCGTATACACCATGgaacccaagtcctagtccaagtcCTAGTCGTCTGCACATACCTATTCTAACAGTGATATCTATTTACAACTGACTACTATACATGTTATGCTACCTATAAGATCAAATATAGATAACATGACAAGAACAAATAGCAAGCAGCTGGCTACACTAGTGAGCATGCTCTAACGAACGTCGGAGCCGCCACGCAGGGTGGAGACAATGATGAAGCCGGCAAACAGTATAACGTAATGCGCAGCCCTGAATAGAAGCAGGTTGAAGACGAAAGCACCCACGACTGGATACTGCTGGCTGATACGCCTGCGGACGACACCACCTTGGCGTCCTCTGAAGCCACATTGCCACAGGAACTTGCACATTATGAGGTGCGACACCGGAGGGCTGACGAAGGCGGAGAGCACGATGAAGAGCACGACGAGGACGAGATTCACGACGAAGACCCTGATGTCGTAGACCCCCGTGGTGCTCGTCACGGCTGCTATGGCCGCGTAGAACGCCAGGAGCATGCTGATCAGGGACGCCCATATGCAATGCAGCGCCGCCGCGAAGCTTTTCCACGACCGGGCGGAGCGCGAGGCCTTGCCGTAGACGAGCAGGACCACCGCGAGGATGGAGGTCACCAGGGCGACGCCGTCCAGGATGAGGAAGCATTTGAAGATGGTCTTCCTCCGGAGGACCGCCATCCCATTTGTGTTCCCCTCCTGCTCGTACGACCCGGGGAGGTTGTTGGCGGCGGTGAaggccacgccggcgacgaggacggcgaccACCGCGAGGCTGTCGGACGTCTTCTCGATTGCCTTTGTTATGTTGCGGCTGTCCCATCGCTGCACGTGGTCCCGCCTCTGCGGGCGGAACTGCGCTCCGAATGCCGTCAGTGTCACCACCAGGCTCACCATGGAGTAGAAATCGGTTGATCTCGCGGCGAGGTCCAGCGGCGTGTGGCCGTCGTTGTTCGTCACGTCGGCTCGCACCTGGCCCGTCCACAGCAGGGCCTCCGCGATGGCCGGCTCGCGCGCGGCCACCGCCAGGTGGAGAGGCGTGTTGCCGTCCCCGTCCTGCGTGTtcaggaggccgccgccgcccaGCATCGGCTTCTTGATGGCGAGCCGCACGACCTCCGAGTGGCCTCCCCTGGCCGCGGCGTGCAGGAAGGTTCCGCCGCTGTCGTCCTGGAGCTCGGCAGCGTCCGGGCAGGCGTCCATCAGCGCCATGGCGACGTGGGCGTGGCCCATCCCGGCCGCGACGTGCAGAGCAGAGAGGCCGCCAGAGTCCCGcacgcgcaccgcgcacggcggcgtcgcgcTCAGGATGGCACCTACGACGGAGCGGTCGCCGTCGGACGAGGCGAAGTGGAGCGGGGTGCTGCCCGTGTCGTCCGCTTGGCTAGCCAGGGATGGGCCGCATGGCTTCCACTCCAGCAGCAGGCTAACCATTTCTAACAAAGTTCAGATATGTCAGCCGAGTTTCAACAAATGCATCCAATTTCGGAGTCCACGGATCATGCATGACGGAGCTCGCTAGCTAGCTGACCTGAGCCCTGGAAGACGGCGGCATGCAGCGCATTCTGCGAGCTCGGGCCGGCGGCCGACGCGTCCCTGCACCTGGTCGTTATCGCTCTGACGGCGCGCACCGACCTGCTCATCACCGCCAGGTACAGCGGCGAAACGCCCGCGTGGTTGACCTCAGAGGCCAGCCCAGACGCCGCCGAGACCATGGCCTCAACCGCCACGCCATGGCCGAGCCTCGCTGCCAGATGAAGGGCCGTGTCCCCAGCCGCATTCTTGCACCACAGCGCGCTCTCGTCTCCGTAGTCCAGCGCGAGCTGGACGAGAGCAGACACGGCCTTGCAATGCCCCGCCCTCGCCGCGCATTGCAGAGGCGTGTCGAGAGCAGAGTTCTGGGCAGAGAGCAAACTCTTCCCCCCGAAGCCGACGAGATGATGGATCAGCTCGTCGCGCCCGTGCTCCGCGGCTAAGTGAAGAACATTGTTCCTCTTTGCGCTCACCAGGTGTATGCCTGAAACAATTCGCCGTTTTGAATGAAATTCCACATGGAATTCTGAAATCTCAGTTAAATCACTAGGCACCAAGATATCCGGATATCGGCCAAAATGTATCGATGacgcattttttatttttatttgcaaATTATCGGCCACACATGAATTCAGACAAACTTAGACAGAACTTGAACTTTAGTCAATTTTTCTCAAACTCTGGTAGAAACCCGGGGAAAATAGAATCTAGAAATCGTAGCAATTTGGTCGAACCGAAAGGAAAAAAAAAAACAAGATTTGCGATTTGCGGTGGTGTTCAAATGTGAACCTAACGAGTGCGTGTGCCTGAGTTTTGCCTGCAGTTGACTTTGAGCGGCGAACAGAATTGGTTCGATTCAGAATTTCTAGTACTACCAAACCTGGGTGTGATTCAGAATTGGTTTGACTTTGATCGGCGAACAGAAAAAGTATACTCTAAATATGTGAACGCACGAATGATCGGAGATAGCCCAGCAGCTAGTACAAGTTTGGTGAACATTACCAGCAGCCCGATCATCCGCAGCAGAGCCGCCGTGGTGCAGCTGGCGAAGCAGCGCCATGGCCTCCTCCTTCTTCCCCCCGCACACGGCGAGGTACAGCTCGGAGCTCATCGCGCCACCGTCGCCCGGCTGCGTCGCCGCTGCGCCATGAGTCGCACCGAGCTGGATGGTGTGCTGCCGGAGCCGGAGGTCCATGGACTGCTCCGATCGGATCAGAGGCGTCGCCTGAAGTAGCGAGGCTATGGCGTGCCCTGCGACCCGGATAATATATATAGCGAATGGccgtcaaaatggagcaacgggtcCGTCCGTGGTTGAGAGAGCGCCACGCCACGGATGCATATGTAGCGAGTCGTCGGCGCGTCGCCCAAGCAAGCAACCTGCCTTCGTCCCTTTTTTCAACGTCCGGCCTGCTGCCTCTACTGTACTGTACGCACGTTCCTGCAGCATTCCAGGGAAGCCAAGCGCGAGTTTGTGACGGCGGCTGTGGACTGTGGTGTGGTGTGCACACGACCTGGCAGTGGCAGCTCCTCTCTGCGCGTCAAGACAATTCCTTAAAGGCTGCCATCAATTTTGTTTTCCTATTTGATGTACTAAGTACTATTCAAAACTTTTTCTTTCTTATCTGACATTAAGCCTGGATTTTGCTTCTGTTCTGACACTTCCATCCATTTTAACTACTAAAGGCATCTCCAACTCTGATCCTCAAACCGCCTGCATCCGTTCGAACCGAGTTTCCGGACTCATTCTGCTAACCAACATGGTATCATATCTGTCTGTGGAGAGATCCGGACGTCCTTTTCCCAGCAAATTAGAAGC
It encodes:
- the LOC119302729 gene encoding ankyrin repeat-containing protein At2g01680-like; protein product: MDLRLRQHTIQLGATHGAAATQPGDGGAMSSELYLAVCGGKKEEAMALLRQLHHGGSAADDRAAGIHLVSAKRNNVLHLAAEHGRDELIHHLVGFGGKSLLSAQNSALDTPLQCAARAGHCKAVSALVQLALDYGDESALWCKNAAGDTALHLAARLGHGVAVEAMVSAASGLASEVNHAGVSPLYLAVMSRSVRAVRAITTRCRDASAAGPSSQNALHAAVFQGSEMVSLLLEWKPCGPSLASQADDTGSTPLHFASSDGDRSVVGAILSATPPCAVRVRDSGGLSALHVAAGMGHAHVAMALMDACPDAAELQDDSGGTFLHAAARGGHSEVVRLAIKKPMLGGGGLLNTQDGDGNTPLHLAVAAREPAIAEALLWTGQVRADVTNNDGHTPLDLAARSTDFYSMVSLVVTLTAFGAQFRPQRRDHVQRWDSRNITKAIEKTSDSLAVVAVLVAGVAFTAANNLPGSYEQEGNTNGMAVLRRKTIFKCFLILDGVALVTSILAVVLLVYGKASRSARSWKSFAAALHCIWASLISMLLAFYAAIAAVTSTTGVYDIRVFVVNLVLVVLFIVLSAFVSPPVSHLIMCKFLWQCGFRGRQGGVVRRRISQQYPVVGAFVFNLLLFRAAHYVILFAGFIIVSTLRGGSDVR